One region of Streptomyces capillispiralis genomic DNA includes:
- a CDS encoding FAD-dependent monooxygenase — protein sequence MAPQLRVLVHGGGIGGLTLATALARRGHTVEVAELRGELEALGVGIIQPSNALHVMREIGVLDECLAAGFAWEVLTIADPAGTTLARVPQPRMGDVPPGNGIPRPALARVLGAAAVAAGARIRFSATVTDLTDDGSGVDVTLSDGSSGRWDLVVGFDGIGSPLRTRLYGDRFTPEYTGFANWRVTVPRLPQVRGVVMATAGQEAKALLTPITDDSMYLGAVFAEDPGFRPDPERAHEQLAGRLTMFSGPVAEALATATDPAAVVYSRISQVTVDAPWHVGRVVLAGDAAHASAPQLAQGAAMAVEDAVVLAESLDAHGEVPAALAAWEERRRPRALWVQALSRAVLKQETGGATTPEEDELLAIGVPGAAHALVQPY from the coding sequence ATGGCCCCACAGCTGCGCGTCCTCGTTCACGGCGGCGGCATCGGCGGACTCACCCTCGCCACCGCGCTGGCCCGGCGCGGCCACACCGTGGAGGTCGCCGAACTCCGCGGCGAGCTGGAGGCGCTGGGCGTGGGCATCATCCAGCCGTCCAACGCGCTGCACGTGATGCGGGAGATCGGCGTGCTCGACGAGTGCCTGGCGGCCGGGTTCGCGTGGGAGGTCCTGACCATCGCCGACCCGGCGGGCACGACGCTGGCCCGCGTCCCGCAGCCCCGCATGGGCGACGTTCCCCCCGGCAACGGCATCCCCCGCCCGGCGCTCGCCCGGGTGCTCGGTGCCGCTGCCGTGGCGGCCGGCGCGAGGATACGGTTCTCCGCCACGGTCACGGACCTCACCGACGACGGCTCCGGCGTCGACGTCACCCTCTCGGACGGCTCCTCGGGCCGCTGGGACCTGGTGGTCGGCTTCGACGGCATCGGCTCCCCGCTGCGCACCCGCCTGTACGGCGACCGCTTCACCCCCGAGTACACCGGCTTCGCCAACTGGCGGGTCACGGTGCCGCGTCTGCCGCAGGTGCGCGGGGTGGTGATGGCCACCGCGGGGCAGGAGGCGAAGGCGCTGCTCACGCCCATCACGGACGACTCGATGTACCTGGGCGCGGTGTTCGCGGAGGACCCCGGCTTCCGGCCGGACCCGGAGCGCGCGCACGAGCAGCTGGCCGGGCGGCTGACGATGTTCTCCGGTCCGGTCGCCGAGGCGCTCGCCACCGCCACCGATCCCGCGGCCGTCGTGTACTCCCGGATCTCCCAGGTGACCGTGGACGCGCCCTGGCACGTGGGCCGGGTGGTGCTGGCCGGTGACGCCGCCCACGCGAGCGCCCCGCAGCTCGCGCAGGGCGCGGCGATGGCCGTCGAGGACGCGGTCGTGCTCGCCGAGTCGCTGGACGCGCACGGCGAGGTCCCGGCGGCCCTCGCCGCCTGGGAGGAGCGGCGGCGGCCCCGCGCCCTGTGGGTGCAGGCCCTGTCCCGCGCGGTGCTCAAGCAGGAGACGGGCGGCGCGACGACCCCCGAGGAGGACGAACTCCTCGCGATCGGCGTCCCCGGCGCCGCCCACGCCCTGGTCCAGCCCTACTGA
- a CDS encoding DUF742 domain-containing protein: MNPGWEDDEAGEDAAGNMVRPYTITRGRTAPARDDLTLITVLTTVEDPRDEHGAPVRPGRLQPEHRRILQRCRQPAAVAEVAADLDLAVSVTKILLADLVGQGLLTARAPITVAWAAGGIDPTLLAAVRDGLRRL, translated from the coding sequence GTGAACCCGGGATGGGAGGACGACGAGGCGGGGGAGGACGCCGCGGGGAACATGGTGCGCCCGTACACCATCACCCGGGGCCGCACCGCTCCCGCACGCGACGACCTGACCCTCATCACCGTGCTCACGACCGTGGAGGACCCGCGCGACGAGCACGGGGCGCCGGTGCGGCCGGGCAGGCTCCAGCCGGAGCACCGCCGGATCCTGCAGCGCTGCCGGCAGCCCGCGGCGGTCGCCGAGGTCGCCGCCGATCTCGACCTCGCCGTGTCGGTGACCAAGATCCTGCTGGCCGACCTGGTCGGCCAGGGCCTGCTCACCGCGCGGGCGCCGATCACGGTGGCCTGGGCCGCGGGCGGCATCGACCCGACCCTGCTGGCCGCCGTTCGTGACGGACTCCGGAGACTGTAG
- a CDS encoding toxic anion resistance protein, which translates to MSTTDGDFILTPPEAVTPVPRERAGGLVPVDEQVRADMTARAAAYVEGLAALDARSPEFAGKVGEITALGAGEMRAAAAQSNRMLDRTVRSLPDKGGDAQSKVAGSLVELRRVVEDLDPRDLPAGKGRKLLSRLPGGNRLRDHVAKYASAQSTLNGIVGSLRGGQDELRRDNAALQTERVRLWETMGKLQEYVVLTGALDTAVETHIADVGATDPAQADSLRADVLFPVRQKHQDLLTQLAVCAQGYLAMDVVRRNNDELIKGVDRAATTTVSALRISVMLASALDHQKKVVEQVDALRGTTEDLIRGNAEMLATQGGEIQRIAADPAVGAETLRSAFQQIYRTLDAIDTYKVQATEAMAATVENLTSELRHASTYLERSRSQGALEGGLG; encoded by the coding sequence GTGAGCACCACAGACGGCGACTTCATCCTCACGCCGCCCGAGGCCGTGACGCCCGTGCCGCGGGAGAGGGCCGGCGGACTCGTGCCGGTCGACGAGCAGGTCCGCGCCGACATGACCGCCAGGGCCGCCGCGTACGTCGAGGGCCTGGCCGCGCTGGACGCCCGCTCGCCCGAGTTCGCCGGGAAGGTCGGCGAGATCACGGCGCTGGGGGCCGGTGAGATGCGCGCCGCGGCCGCGCAGTCCAACCGCATGCTGGACCGCACGGTCCGCAGCCTGCCGGACAAGGGCGGCGACGCCCAGTCCAAGGTGGCCGGCTCGCTGGTCGAACTGCGGCGCGTGGTCGAGGACCTGGACCCGCGGGACCTGCCCGCGGGCAAGGGCCGCAAGCTCCTGTCCCGGCTGCCGGGCGGCAACCGGCTGCGCGACCACGTCGCCAAGTACGCCTCCGCGCAGAGCACCCTGAACGGCATCGTGGGCTCCCTGCGGGGCGGCCAGGACGAACTGCGCCGCGACAACGCCGCGCTCCAGACCGAACGGGTCCGCCTGTGGGAGACCATGGGCAAGCTCCAGGAGTACGTGGTGCTGACCGGGGCCCTGGACACCGCGGTCGAGACGCACATCGCGGACGTCGGCGCCACCGACCCCGCGCAGGCCGACTCGCTCCGCGCCGACGTCCTCTTCCCCGTCCGGCAGAAGCACCAGGACCTGCTCACCCAGCTCGCGGTGTGCGCGCAGGGCTACCTCGCCATGGACGTCGTACGCCGCAACAACGACGAGCTGATCAAGGGCGTGGACCGGGCGGCCACCACCACCGTGTCGGCGCTGCGGATCTCCGTGATGCTGGCGTCCGCGCTCGACCACCAGAAGAAGGTCGTCGAGCAGGTCGACGCGCTGCGCGGCACCACCGAGGACCTGATCCGGGGCAACGCGGAGATGCTGGCCACGCAGGGCGGGGAGATCCAGCGGATCGCCGCCGACCCGGCGGTCGGCGCGGAGACCCTGCGCTCCGCGTTCCAGCAGATCTACCGCACCCTCGACGCCATCGACACCTACAAGGTGCAGGCGACCGAGGCGATGGCGGCGACGGTGGAGAACCTGACCTCCGAACTCCGGCACGCGAGCACGTACCTGGAGCGCAGCCGGTCGCAGGGCGCGCTGGAAGGAGGCCTCGGATGA
- a CDS encoding substrate-binding and vWA domain-containing protein — MRRRTLTALLAATAALLSACTAAPERDEDPHAAEPGTLRVLASSELSDMTPVFERVEKDTGVTLRPTYIGTLDAVDMLATGKTDGRYDAVWLSSNDYLRLRPEAAAKVVSETPVMSSPVAVGVRPATVEKLGWTPDDVTWAQVERAVRDGRLTYGMTDPARSNSGFSTLVAVASALSGAQSALTDADVAKAAPRMKDFFRGQELTSGSSGWLAGAYARRGDVDALLNYESVLEGFKNLTVIRPKDGVVTADYPLSSLASTGPAAREDVRRVTEALRTDAVQRLITDHTHRRPVVASVPPAAGLDTDRRRELPFPGSRSVADGLLDAYENELRRPSRTVYVLDTSGSMEGDRLDRLKQALTGLTSDFRDREEVTLMPFGSAVKSVRTHVVRPEDPQAGLSAIRADTARLTAEGETAIYTSLRTAYDHLGDGGDAFTSVVLMTDGENTAGDGPADFTSFHRGLTGERRDIPVFPILFGDSDRTELEGIAELTGGRLFDGRGSLDGAFEEIRGYQ, encoded by the coding sequence ATGAGACGACGGACCCTGACCGCGCTGCTCGCCGCCACCGCGGCGCTGCTGAGCGCGTGCACCGCCGCACCGGAGCGGGACGAGGACCCCCACGCCGCCGAGCCGGGCACCCTGCGGGTGCTCGCCTCCAGCGAACTCAGCGACATGACACCGGTCTTCGAGCGGGTCGAGAAGGACACCGGGGTCACGCTCCGGCCGACGTACATCGGCACCCTCGACGCGGTGGACATGCTGGCCACGGGGAAGACGGACGGCCGCTACGACGCCGTGTGGCTGTCCTCCAACGACTATCTGCGGCTGCGCCCCGAGGCGGCCGCGAAGGTCGTCTCCGAGACACCGGTGATGTCCAGCCCGGTCGCCGTCGGCGTCCGGCCGGCCACCGTGGAGAAGCTGGGCTGGACGCCGGACGACGTCACCTGGGCGCAGGTCGAGCGGGCCGTGCGGGACGGGCGGCTCACCTACGGCATGACCGACCCGGCCCGCTCCAACTCCGGTTTCTCCACGCTGGTCGCCGTCGCCTCGGCGCTGTCCGGCGCCCAGTCCGCGCTCACCGACGCGGACGTGGCGAAGGCGGCACCGCGGATGAAGGACTTCTTCCGGGGCCAGGAGCTGACCTCGGGCTCCTCGGGCTGGCTGGCGGGCGCGTACGCCCGGCGCGGCGACGTCGACGCGCTGCTCAACTACGAGTCGGTGCTCGAAGGGTTCAAGAACCTGACCGTGATCCGTCCGAAGGACGGCGTGGTCACCGCCGACTACCCGCTCTCCTCCCTCGCCTCCACCGGCCCCGCCGCCCGCGAGGACGTGCGCCGGGTCACCGAGGCGCTGCGCACGGACGCCGTGCAGCGGCTGATCACCGACCACACGCACCGCCGCCCGGTCGTCGCCTCGGTGCCGCCCGCCGCCGGGCTGGACACGGACCGGCGACGCGAACTGCCGTTCCCGGGCAGCCGTTCCGTCGCCGACGGGCTGCTCGACGCCTACGAGAACGAGCTGCGCCGCCCCTCGCGGACGGTGTACGTCCTCGACACGTCCGGGTCGATGGAGGGCGACCGCCTGGACCGGCTCAAGCAGGCCCTCACCGGCCTCACCAGCGACTTCCGCGACCGCGAGGAGGTCACGCTGATGCCGTTCGGCTCGGCCGTCAAGAGCGTGCGCACCCATGTCGTGCGGCCCGAGGACCCGCAGGCGGGACTGTCCGCGATCCGCGCCGACACCGCCCGGCTCACGGCCGAGGGCGAGACCGCGATCTACACGTCGCTGCGCACGGCGTACGACCACCTCGGCGACGGCGGGGACGCCTTCACCTCGGTCGTGCTGATGACGGACGGCGAGAACACCGCGGGCGACGGGCCCGCCGACTTCACCTCCTTCCACCGGGGCCTGACCGGCGAACGGCGGGACATCCCCGTCTTCCCGATCCTGTTCGGCGACTCCGACCGCACGGAGCTGGAGGGCATCGCCGAGCTGACCGGCGGCCGGCTCTTCGACGGGCGGGGCTCGCTCGACGGCGCCTTCGAGGAGATCCGTGGCTACCAGTAG
- a CDS encoding GTP-binding protein, with the protein MITSQAAPAALKILVAGGFGVGKTTLVGAVSEVAPLHTEEYMTRASIGVDDLAGVGDKETTTVALDFGRITINDDLVVYLFGTPGQERFWFMWNDLVHGALGGVVIADTRRLDSSFASIDFFESRRIPFVVAINCFHGRNTRTPDEIRAALDLDPHVPLLIGDVRERAYGKETLLALVDHLHRLNAPAA; encoded by the coding sequence ATGATCACCAGTCAGGCGGCGCCCGCCGCCCTCAAGATCCTCGTCGCGGGCGGCTTCGGCGTCGGCAAGACCACCCTGGTGGGCGCGGTCAGCGAGGTCGCGCCGCTGCACACCGAGGAGTACATGACGCGGGCCAGCATCGGCGTCGACGACCTCGCCGGGGTCGGCGACAAGGAGACCACCACGGTCGCGCTGGACTTCGGACGCATCACGATCAACGACGACCTGGTCGTCTACCTCTTCGGCACACCGGGCCAGGAACGCTTCTGGTTCATGTGGAACGACCTGGTCCACGGGGCGCTCGGCGGTGTGGTCATCGCCGACACCCGCCGCCTGGACAGCAGTTTCGCCTCGATCGACTTCTTCGAGAGCCGGCGCATCCCGTTCGTGGTGGCCATCAACTGCTTCCACGGCCGCAACACCCGTACGCCCGACGAGATCAGGGCGGCCCTCGACCTCGACCCGCACGTGCCGCTGCTCATCGGCGACGTCCGCGAGCGCGCCTACGGCAAGGAGACGCTGCTCGCCCTGGTCGACCACCTGCACCGCCTGAACGCGCCGGCCGCCTGA